The Flavobacteriales bacterium genome includes a window with the following:
- a CDS encoding T9SS type A sorting domain-containing protein: MRILKLLLVSCISLTTAVSGQVGTLDSTYWDGGVLQFMPNNFNYGHVRDMTIDTDGRITFVGWMTDHHRDFAVSGRLEYNQSDSVFDLYAGGSQYSYPFIGQYIFGPGLHVTTGANNKTFIITGGGSLNTSSSLISINSSGQTAHTEDIATSGSDGPKVREEGRLFIPEKGGIRGLNDDLSAFYSFGQAGFTQPISHDSIYFESVSFHPQGYFLTCGYTIDNGVKSGFITRLNSNGDVDQSYANQGIQLLDEYVEGLIPVKIVCRGDGSSIILGNTDTCGYVMKFDDNGALDLSFGFGGFQKISPLVELEHIVLSELLVQGDSKIVVGGDRLRFNSSGIQLVNGHLFVRLNSSGNLDSGFGDNGISLVPSVDTVYPQNNRLSGMEFYENKIVFSINSYYYDQFTFAMLSNDVTVGIPEIRNKERVLMFPNPVESGTEITVTVAEDIRDLFLYDHFGQQLSHHRVDINPREPIKFTIPNLPSGVYLVKLQTQDTFETLRLMIN; this comes from the coding sequence ATGCGAATTCTAAAATTGCTACTTGTCAGTTGCATTTCCTTAACCACAGCCGTTTCGGGCCAGGTAGGAACGCTTGACAGTACGTATTGGGATGGTGGTGTCCTACAGTTCATGCCAAATAATTTTAATTATGGTCATGTAAGGGACATGACCATAGATACGGATGGACGAATCACTTTTGTTGGATGGATGACCGATCACCATCGAGACTTCGCTGTTTCGGGAAGATTAGAATATAATCAATCTGATTCCGTTTTCGATTTGTATGCAGGTGGTTCGCAGTATAGCTATCCGTTCATTGGGCAATACATATTCGGACCAGGTCTCCACGTAACGACTGGTGCGAACAATAAGACTTTCATAATTACTGGTGGGGGTTCCCTAAATACAAGTAGTAGTTTGATTAGCATCAACTCCTCGGGGCAAACCGCCCACACCGAAGATATAGCCACCTCTGGTTCAGATGGGCCAAAAGTGCGAGAGGAAGGCAGACTCTTTATTCCAGAAAAAGGTGGTATAAGAGGGCTCAACGATGACCTTTCCGCCTTTTATTCATTTGGTCAGGCAGGCTTTACACAACCAATCTCGCACGATTCTATTTACTTTGAAAGTGTATCCTTTCATCCTCAAGGCTATTTTCTAACTTGTGGATACACGATAGATAATGGTGTAAAATCAGGTTTCATCACACGTTTGAATTCGAATGGTGATGTGGACCAATCATACGCAAATCAAGGCATCCAATTACTTGACGAATATGTTGAAGGCCTGATTCCTGTGAAAATAGTTTGTAGAGGCGATGGCTCTTCCATAATTCTTGGAAACACCGACACCTGTGGATATGTCATGAAATTTGATGACAACGGAGCTTTAGACCTAAGCTTTGGATTTGGCGGATTTCAAAAGATTTCCCCCCTTGTAGAATTGGAACATATTGTATTGTCCGAATTACTGGTTCAAGGTGACTCAAAAATTGTCGTTGGCGGAGATCGACTGAGATTCAATTCTTCTGGGATTCAATTGGTGAATGGGCACTTGTTTGTTCGTTTGAACTCTAGTGGAAATTTGGATTCTGGATTCGGTGATAATGGTATTTCCCTTGTTCCGTCCGTTGATACGGTGTATCCACAGAACAATAGACTTTCAGGAATGGAGTTTTACGAAAATAAAATCGTATTTAGTATCAATTCGTACTATTACGATCAGTTTACATTTGCAATGTTAAGTAATGACGTAACGGTTGGAATACCAGAAATTCGAAATAAAGAACGCGTGCTAATGTTTCCGAATCCAGTAGAATCGGGGACGGAAATTACCGTGACCGTAGCAGAGGACATCCGTGACCTATTCTTGTACGATCATTTTGGACAACAACTTTCACATCATCGTGTGGACATTAATCCAAGGGAACCAATCAAGTTTACCATTCCAAATCTACCCAGCGGAGTTTATTTAGTAAAACTTCAAACCCAAGATACTTTCGAGACCTTGAGACTGATGATTAACTAA
- the pruA gene encoding L-glutamate gamma-semialdehyde dehydrogenase — protein MANAFYNVPKAVNEPILNYAPGSKEKAEVKKALESLRATEIDAPMYIGGKEVRTGDLVRMAPPHDHKHTLGHFHRGNETHVKLAIDAALAAREKWANMSWEHRASIFLKAADLLAGPYRAKMNAATMLAQSKNVFQAEIDAVCEYADFLRFNVEFMTDIYKQQPPYSPAPTWNRVEQRPLEGFVFALTPFNFTSIAGNLPGAPALMGNTVVWKPADTQIYSAQVIMEIFKEAGLPDGVINLVYVRGPVAGDVIFQHPDFAGIHFTGSTGVFQGIWKTIGENIHKYKTYPRIVGETGGKDFIIAHPSSLPKQVATAIVRGAFEYQGQKCSAASRVYVPSNLWEEIKGYVIDDLKTFKMGVAEDFSNFINAVIDEKAFDKIAGYIDNAKADGQEIIAGGNYDKSQGYFIEPTVIVANDPNYTTMCEEIFGPVVTIYVFDENKWDETLDILDKTSPYALTGALFSQDRYVIESATKRLENCAGNFYINDKPTGAVVGQQPFGGARGSGTNDKAGSMINLLRWVSPRTIKENFVPPTDYRYPFLGES, from the coding sequence ATGGCAAACGCATTCTATAACGTACCCAAAGCAGTCAACGAGCCTATCCTAAACTACGCCCCAGGCAGTAAGGAGAAAGCCGAAGTGAAAAAGGCTTTGGAATCGCTACGCGCCACAGAAATAGACGCACCCATGTATATTGGAGGAAAAGAAGTAAGAACCGGAGACCTGGTTCGAATGGCTCCTCCTCACGATCACAAACACACCTTGGGTCATTTCCACCGCGGAAACGAAACACACGTAAAATTGGCCATCGATGCAGCTTTGGCCGCCAGAGAAAAATGGGCCAACATGAGCTGGGAGCACCGCGCTTCCATCTTCCTGAAAGCCGCAGACCTATTGGCTGGTCCTTACCGTGCCAAGATGAATGCCGCCACCATGCTTGCCCAAAGCAAGAATGTCTTCCAAGCAGAGATTGATGCCGTTTGCGAATACGCAGATTTCCTTCGTTTCAACGTGGAATTCATGACTGATATTTACAAGCAACAGCCACCCTACTCGCCAGCTCCAACTTGGAACCGAGTAGAGCAACGACCTTTAGAGGGTTTTGTATTCGCTTTAACGCCTTTCAATTTCACTTCCATTGCAGGAAACCTTCCTGGCGCACCAGCTTTGATGGGAAACACTGTAGTTTGGAAACCTGCCGATACGCAGATCTATTCTGCACAGGTGATCATGGAAATTTTCAAAGAGGCTGGATTGCCAGATGGCGTCATCAACCTCGTTTATGTTCGTGGGCCAGTTGCTGGCGATGTCATTTTTCAACATCCGGATTTTGCTGGAATTCACTTTACAGGTTCAACGGGCGTATTTCAAGGCATTTGGAAAACAATTGGCGAAAACATCCACAAATACAAAACATACCCACGCATAGTTGGCGAAACGGGCGGCAAGGATTTCATCATTGCGCATCCATCTTCACTCCCTAAGCAAGTGGCCACAGCCATCGTTCGTGGTGCCTTCGAATATCAAGGACAGAAATGTTCGGCTGCATCCAGAGTTTACGTGCCAAGCAATCTTTGGGAAGAAATTAAGGGATACGTGATTGACGACCTCAAAACGTTCAAAATGGGCGTTGCCGAAGATTTCAGCAACTTCATCAATGCCGTTATTGACGAAAAAGCATTTGATAAAATTGCTGGTTATATTGATAATGCGAAAGCAGATGGCCAGGAGATCATTGCTGGCGGTAACTACGATAAGAGCCAAGGTTATTTCATCGAACCGACCGTCATTGTGGCCAACGACCCGAATTACACCACCATGTGCGAAGAGATTTTCGGACCTGTGGTTACCATCTACGTTTTTGATGAGAACAAATGGGACGAAACCCTCGACATCCTCGACAAGACATCTCCTTACGCTCTCACAGGAGCACTCTTCAGCCAAGACCGCTATGTAATTGAAAGCGCCACCAAGCGCTTAGAAAACTGCGCTGGCAACTTCTACATCAACGACAAACCAACCGGAGCAGTTGTAGGACAACAACCATTCGGTGGCGCAAGAGGTTCTGGCACCAACGATAAGGCAGGTTCCATGATCAATCTGCTGCGTTGGGTTTCTCCACGAACCATCAAAGAAAACTTCGTTCCACCAACGGATTACCGCTATCCGTTCTTAGGAGAAAGCTAA
- a CDS encoding septum formation initiator family protein, with protein MTGLVFLVWMTFFDENNFITLVKNQLKLSELESEKEHYVNEIAQSTADLKLLQNDKELLEKFAREKYLMKKDDEEIFVFSVED; from the coding sequence ATGACGGGGCTTGTGTTCTTAGTTTGGATGACCTTCTTTGACGAGAACAACTTCATCACGCTGGTAAAAAACCAACTGAAGTTGTCAGAATTAGAATCCGAGAAAGAGCACTACGTCAACGAGATTGCGCAAAGTACCGCAGACCTCAAACTCCTTCAGAACGACAAGGAGCTACTCGAAAAATTCGCCCGAGAAAAATACCTGATGAAGAAAGATGACGAAGAGATCTTTGTCTTTTCAGTTGAGGATTAA
- a CDS encoding M20/M25/M40 family metallo-hydrolase — protein sequence MTDFILNYIGETEKNWKVKPKLIHGDEFHENIILVFGKKPRTAIFAHLDSIGFTVRYGNQLVKVGGPVIENNIKLVGSDSQGEIECKLKVSKKHQTFGYKFEREIERGTNLTFKPDFRETQNHVQCCYMDNRLGVWNALKVAETLEEGIIVFSTREEHGGGAVSYLGKYIQEKYGVRQALISDITWVTEGVQPGKGVAISMRDRGLPRRSYLERIINIAKETNIPFQLEVEGAGGSDGLELQSSPYPWEWVFVGAPEDNVHSPDEIVHKDDITAMTNMYKVLMEKL from the coding sequence ATGACCGATTTCATTCTCAACTACATTGGCGAAACCGAAAAGAACTGGAAGGTTAAACCGAAGCTTATCCATGGCGATGAATTCCACGAGAACATCATTCTGGTGTTCGGCAAGAAACCGCGCACTGCCATCTTCGCCCATTTAGACAGCATTGGCTTTACGGTCCGCTATGGAAACCAGTTGGTAAAAGTTGGAGGTCCGGTTATTGAGAACAACATCAAATTGGTAGGTTCCGATTCTCAAGGGGAGATTGAATGCAAACTGAAAGTCAGCAAGAAACATCAAACCTTCGGATACAAATTCGAAAGGGAAATTGAGCGTGGTACCAACCTCACCTTCAAACCAGATTTCCGAGAGACCCAAAACCATGTGCAATGCTGCTACATGGACAATCGACTTGGCGTTTGGAATGCACTGAAAGTGGCCGAAACATTGGAAGAAGGAATCATCGTGTTCAGTACGCGCGAAGAGCACGGTGGCGGAGCTGTTTCCTATCTCGGTAAATACATTCAAGAGAAATATGGAGTCCGACAAGCGCTCATTTCAGATATAACTTGGGTAACGGAAGGCGTGCAACCAGGCAAAGGTGTTGCCATCTCCATGCGCGACCGTGGGCTTCCGAGAAGAAGCTACCTCGAACGCATCATCAACATCGCCAAGGAAACAAACATTCCTTTTCAGTTAGAAGTGGAAGGTGCAGGCGGAAGCGATGGTTTGGAGTTGCAGTCATCACCTTATCCTTGGGAATGGGTTTTCGTTGGCGCTCCAGAAGATAACGTTCATTCGCCCGATGAGATTGTTCACAAGGACGACATCACAGCCATGACCAACATGTATAAGGTATTGATGGAGAAACTTTAA
- a CDS encoding acyl-CoA thioesterase, translating to MFEHSTKIRTRYSEVDRMGYVYYGNYATYFEVGRVEAMRVLGINYLELEESGIMMPVIRYEIEYKKPAFYDEELTIVTRVKEVPRSRITFEYETWNSKGELLNTALTQLVFVDSKTMKPQRAPQVIVDAANRYLKP from the coding sequence ATGTTTGAACACAGCACAAAGATCAGGACGCGTTATTCTGAGGTTGATAGAATGGGCTATGTCTATTATGGCAACTATGCCACGTATTTTGAAGTTGGAAGGGTAGAAGCGATGCGCGTTTTAGGCATCAATTACCTCGAATTGGAAGAGTCTGGAATCATGATGCCGGTGATTCGATATGAGATTGAGTACAAGAAACCAGCGTTCTATGATGAAGAACTGACCATCGTGACGCGGGTGAAAGAAGTTCCGCGATCTCGTATTACGTTTGAGTATGAAACGTGGAATTCAAAAGGCGAATTATTGAATACGGCTTTGACCCAATTGGTTTTTGTGGATAGCAAAACGATGAAGCCGCAGCGTGCCCCGCAGGTAATTGTGGATGCTGCAAATCGCTACCTGAAGCCTTAA
- a CDS encoding 5'-nucleotidase C-terminal domain-containing protein — MRFLWCILLLSACSGSMTEYRAIPLSDSIPDDAIAESMIFPYRDSLELSMNTVLVVNDKTLTRGIPESTLGNLIADLLLERALIEMPDSVRPLICLINIGGLRVDLPEGEITVGKVFELMPFENEIDVIKLSPEKVEEMMKYLNDVGGQPISGVKLSGKLNASGKALNGSFENGEAILDEDFVYVVTSDYLAEGGDKMDFFRNPLERIRTGIKIRDAIIDDFRILGLAEKPLHSELDGRISVVRF, encoded by the coding sequence ATGCGTTTTCTCTGGTGCATTTTACTGCTGAGTGCCTGTTCGGGATCAATGACCGAATATCGTGCAATTCCATTGTCGGATTCCATTCCTGATGATGCCATCGCTGAATCGATGATCTTCCCATATCGCGACAGCTTGGAACTGTCTATGAACACGGTTCTTGTTGTGAATGATAAGACGCTGACGCGAGGAATTCCAGAAAGCACCTTAGGAAACCTGATAGCCGACCTTCTGCTCGAACGAGCGCTTATCGAAATGCCCGATTCAGTGCGGCCACTTATCTGTCTCATCAACATTGGCGGATTGCGTGTCGATCTTCCCGAAGGAGAAATTACTGTTGGAAAAGTGTTTGAGCTGATGCCATTTGAAAACGAGATCGATGTGATCAAGCTTTCTCCCGAAAAGGTGGAAGAAATGATGAAATACCTGAATGATGTCGGTGGCCAACCTATTTCTGGCGTGAAGTTGTCGGGCAAATTGAATGCGAGCGGAAAGGCTTTGAACGGCTCGTTCGAAAACGGAGAAGCTATTCTGGACGAAGATTTCGTCTATGTGGTCACCAGCGATTATTTGGCCGAAGGCGGAGACAAAATGGACTTTTTCCGTAATCCTTTGGAAAGAATAAGAACAGGCATCAAAATAAGAGATGCGATCATTGATGACTTCCGAATTTTAGGTCTGGCAGAAAAGCCCTTGCATTCAGAATTGGATGGTAGAATTTCTGTGGTGAGGTTTTAA
- a CDS encoding metallophosphatase translates to MKRRSFIKRSALASASVAMIGGLNSCGIKDLGKVKLTILHTNDVHSRIDPFPISDSKYPGLGGFARRAEMIKQIRAEEKNVLLFDSGDIFQGTPYFNYYGGELEFKLMSEMGYDAATYGNHDFDNGIDGLMRQLPHAKFPFINSNYELTDTPLSETTLKNKVFEKDGVRIGVFGLGIQLEGLVNPKLYGNIRYTDPIEEANRQAAFLRNEENCDLVICLSHLGYDYNAEKYNFDTDRVCDKHVAENSQNVDIILGGHTHTFLDEPDYVINKNGQKVMVCQVGWAGIKLGRIDLQLDRVSGLFGSAYIAPKVS, encoded by the coding sequence ATGAAAAGAAGGAGCTTCATAAAACGATCGGCTTTGGCCAGTGCATCAGTGGCCATGATCGGTGGCTTGAATTCGTGTGGAATAAAAGACTTGGGAAAAGTGAAGTTGACCATTCTTCATACCAATGATGTTCATAGTAGAATTGACCCTTTTCCAATTTCTGACAGCAAATACCCAGGTTTAGGAGGATTTGCCCGAAGGGCGGAAATGATCAAGCAGATTCGGGCAGAAGAAAAAAACGTGCTTCTATTTGATAGTGGCGACATCTTTCAAGGAACGCCTTACTTCAATTATTACGGTGGCGAACTCGAATTCAAACTCATGAGCGAAATGGGTTATGATGCTGCCACCTACGGAAACCACGATTTCGATAACGGAATTGATGGCCTTATGAGGCAATTACCTCATGCCAAATTTCCTTTCATCAATTCCAATTACGAATTGACTGATACTCCGCTTTCGGAAACCACGCTGAAAAACAAGGTCTTTGAAAAAGATGGAGTCAGAATCGGGGTTTTCGGATTAGGCATTCAACTGGAAGGATTGGTCAATCCTAAACTTTACGGAAACATCCGCTACACCGACCCTATTGAAGAAGCGAACAGACAAGCTGCATTTCTCAGAAACGAAGAGAACTGCGACCTCGTGATCTGCCTTTCTCACCTTGGATATGACTACAATGCCGAGAAGTACAACTTTGACACAGATAGAGTTTGCGATAAACACGTAGCTGAAAACAGTCAAAATGTTGATATCATCCTTGGCGGACACACGCATACTTTTCTAGATGAGCCTGATTATGTCATCAATAAAAACGGGCAAAAAGTGATGGTTTGTCAGGTAGGTTGGGCTGGAATTAAACTTGGAAGGATTGACCTACAGCTAGATAGGGTTTCCGGCCTTTTTGGTAGCGCGTATATTGCACCAAAAGTTTCGTAA
- the dnaA gene encoding chromosomal replication initiator protein DnaA, translating to MKKDCKVVWDNCLEVIRDNVPYQSYRTWFEPIVPVKLDENVLTIQVPSQFFYEWLEEHYISLLKKTVKKELGAEGRLEYQIIMENAYNNSKPYSVRVPTNSATTKNHPVTMPMDLGRSDAIRNPFIIPGLKKVKVESQLNANYNFDNFIEGDCNRLARSAGYAVANKPGGTAFNPLLLYGGVGLGKTHLAHAIGIEIKEKHPNKTVLYVSSEKFTHQFIDAVKNNSHNDFVHFYQMIDVLIMDDVQFLAGKDKTQDVFFHIFNHLHQNGKQLVLTSDKAPVEMQGMEQRLLSRFKWGLAADLSAPELETRIAILRKKVYQDGIELPEEVLEYLAYSITTNIRELEGALISLLAQASLNKKSINLDLAKQMIDKFVKNTAREISIDYIQKVVSDYFDMPIELMKSKTRKREVVQARQIAMFYAKNMTKASLATIGAQCGGKDHATVLHAYRTVNNLIETDKQFRGYITDLDKKIKLS from the coding sequence ATGAAGAAAGACTGCAAGGTTGTATGGGATAATTGTCTAGAGGTAATACGAGATAACGTGCCTTATCAGAGTTACCGCACATGGTTTGAACCCATAGTACCTGTTAAGTTGGATGAGAATGTTTTAACCATTCAAGTGCCAAGCCAATTCTTTTACGAGTGGCTTGAAGAACATTACATCTCTTTATTGAAGAAGACAGTAAAGAAAGAGCTTGGTGCAGAAGGAAGATTGGAGTACCAGATCATTATGGAGAATGCTTACAACAACTCTAAGCCTTACTCTGTTCGTGTACCGACAAATTCTGCTACGACCAAGAATCACCCGGTTACCATGCCCATGGACCTTGGACGCTCGGATGCAATCCGCAATCCGTTCATCATTCCAGGACTGAAAAAGGTAAAAGTTGAGTCTCAACTGAACGCCAATTACAACTTCGATAATTTCATTGAAGGCGATTGCAACCGTTTGGCACGCTCTGCAGGTTATGCAGTGGCAAACAAACCTGGTGGAACAGCTTTCAACCCACTCTTATTATATGGTGGTGTTGGATTGGGAAAAACACACTTAGCTCACGCCATTGGTATTGAGATAAAAGAAAAACATCCGAACAAGACTGTTCTCTATGTTTCTTCGGAGAAATTCACGCATCAGTTCATTGATGCAGTAAAAAACAACAGCCACAACGATTTTGTGCATTTCTATCAGATGATCGATGTATTGATCATGGATGACGTGCAGTTTTTGGCTGGAAAAGACAAGACACAAGACGTATTCTTCCACATATTCAATCACTTGCATCAGAACGGAAAGCAGTTGGTATTGACCAGCGATAAAGCTCCTGTTGAAATGCAAGGAATGGAGCAACGCTTGCTTTCCCGTTTCAAATGGGGATTGGCAGCCGACCTTTCTGCACCAGAATTGGAAACACGTATTGCCATCCTTCGCAAGAAAGTTTACCAAGATGGAATTGAACTTCCAGAAGAAGTATTGGAATACCTTGCTTATAGCATCACTACCAATATCCGCGAACTGGAAGGAGCGTTGATATCATTGCTAGCTCAAGCTTCGCTGAACAAAAAATCCATCAACTTGGATCTTGCCAAGCAGATGATTGACAAGTTTGTGAAGAACACAGCTCGCGAGATCAGCATCGATTATATTCAGAAAGTGGTTTCTGATTACTTCGATATGCCGATTGAATTGATGAAATCGAAAACGCGCAAGCGTGAGGTTGTTCAAGCACGTCAGATTGCCATGTTCTATGCCAAGAACATGACCAAAGCATCATTGGCTACCATTGGCGCACAGTGCGGTGGAAAAGACCACGCAACAGTGCTTCATGCGTACCGAACGGTGAACAACCTGATTGAGACGGATAAGCAATTCAGAGGCTACATCACAGACCTCGACAAGAAGATAAAACTTTCGTAA
- a CDS encoding low molecular weight phosphotyrosine protein phosphatase produces MAAPRVLMVCLGNICRSPMAEGILKSKARLSGLVIFVDSAGTSNWHQDERPDERAIAEMELNGIDITGQRARPFKVADFDRFDHILVMDTSNQANVLSLARNESDAAKVHLMLDFGNEVKGMSVPDPYYDDGFGRVYELLDYACDAFIKTLR; encoded by the coding sequence ATGGCCGCGCCACGCGTGTTAATGGTCTGTCTCGGAAATATTTGCCGAAGCCCTATGGCCGAAGGCATCCTCAAAAGCAAGGCCCGACTCTCGGGCCTTGTCATTTTTGTGGATAGCGCGGGCACATCCAACTGGCATCAGGACGAACGACCTGACGAACGTGCGATTGCAGAAATGGAACTCAATGGAATCGATATCACGGGTCAGCGTGCACGACCTTTCAAAGTGGCCGATTTTGACCGATTCGACCACATTCTGGTTATGGACACCTCCAATCAGGCTAACGTACTGAGTTTGGCCAGAAATGAAAGCGATGCTGCCAAAGTTCATTTGATGCTCGATTTCGGAAATGAAGTAAAAGGAATGTCCGTTCCTGACCCTTATTACGATGATGGATTCGGACGTGTTTACGAATTGCTAGATTACGCTTGTGACGCATTCATCAAAACATTGAGATGA